CGCGCAGGAATTCCCACACGCCCGGACAGACCGCGGTCTTGCTCTCGCGCAGAATATGGTCCAGGCAGAACACGTAGCGCTGGAAGAACCGGGTGAAGTTCTCCGGCGTCGGCGCGATCTGGTGGAATCCGAAGAATTCGCGCACCAGGCCGGTGTCGGTGCGGCCCGGGAACTGCAACCGTTCGAAACCGTCCACCGTGTTGAACTCGGAGGCGAACGTCTCGGCAAACGCCCGCACCCCCGCGCCGCCCGTGCGGATCAGCGTGCCGTCAATGTCGAATAGAACCAACCGAATCATGCGCCGGGACAATAAGCCGCTCCACCGCTCGAGGCAACGACATCCCCGGCCGATGTCAGCGGCGGAGCCGCTCGCTACCGTTTCCGGTTAAAGCTCGCCTGGGAGTACTTCTGCCGCGCGAGCGCGAGGGTGCATTCGGCGAGGCGGGCGTCCGGCGTGTATGGCTCCCACTGCACGCCCGGCGCCGAGCGAACCGCCTCGCACATGGCTCGTTCCCAATCCGATCGGGCGAAGCAGAAGCCCCGGGGCTGGACCGATCCCTGAATTAGCAAGCCGTCGCGGGTGCGGCGCTGGGCCGCGCCGGCGAGCTTCCGGCCACCGCAGAGCAAATCGAACCGCTCGTGGCCCTGGAAGCACTGGCCGGGGAGGCTCTTGCTGCACACGGGCGCCAGTTCGGTTGCGAGGTCAAGCCGGGTGAAGGCGGTGCGAATCCACTCGTGCACGCGCCGGTAACTTTCGGTGGCGCTGAGGCCATACCAGTCGTGAACTGGGGGGAAAATGAGGCTGTAGGTCCAATCCGCGTCGTGCGGCACCAGGCCGCCGCCGGTGGGGCGCCGCACCAGCGGGCGCAGCGGCGTCAGGCGTTCGATCAGGGTGTGTTTCTGAAAGTAGCCGAACGACGCGGCGGGCTCGGACCAGGCGTAAAAGCGCAGCACAGGCTGGCCCAGCCGCGGCGCGGCGTGCAACAGGGCCTCGTCCAGGGCCATGTTGAAGGCCGCGTCGCCCGGGCCGGATTGGAGGAGGTACCAGGGCTGCCGGGTCATCGCATTGGAGGGTCAGGCATGTCTGAGCACGCCGATTCGCGGGCAGAGCGGCTTGATTTCACAGGCGGCACAGTCGGGTTTGCGGGCATCGCAGCGGCGGCGGCCATGCCAGATCAGCCAGTGACTCAGCATCGTCCACTGCTCCTGTGGCACCAGGGCCATGAGGTCCTGCTCGATCTTCTCCGGGGCCGTCTCTTTGGTGAGCCCGAGCCGCTGGGACAGCCGGGCGACGTGCGTATCCACCACCACGCCGCAGCTGATATTGAAGGCATTGCCGAGCACGACATTGGCGGTCTTGCGGCCCACGCCGCCCAGTTGGGTCAGTTCCTCCATCGTGCGCGGGACCTGGCCCTTGTGCTTTTCCACCAGGGCCTGGCAACAAGCCTTAATGCTTTTGGCCTTGTTGCGAAAGAAGCCGGTGGTCTTGATGTCCCGTTCCAGTTCGGCCTGCGGCGCGCGCGCGTAATCGGCCGCGGAGCGATACTTGGTAAACAGCCCAGCCGTGACGAGATTGACGCGCTTGTCGGTGCACTGGGCCGAAAGGATCGTGGCGATCAGCAGTTCCAGCGGGCAGGTGTGGTTCAGTTCGCAATGGGCGTCCGGGTGGGCCTGCTTCAGGCCGGCGATGATTGCCTGGAGCCTGGCCGTTTTGGCGTCTTTGGTTTCACGAGGCATGTCTGGTTTGAGGCTAGACGCACTAAACCCCGGCAGCAAGCTGCTGCCGGGGTGACGTGATCAACTCTGCGGGCAGAGAGTTACT
Above is a genomic segment from Candidatus Paceibacterota bacterium containing:
- a CDS encoding lipoate--protein ligase family protein, translating into MTRQPWYLLQSGPGDAAFNMALDEALLHAAPRLGQPVLRFYAWSEPAASFGYFQKHTLIERLTPLRPLVRRPTGGGLVPHDADWTYSLIFPPVHDWYGLSATESYRRVHEWIRTAFTRLDLATELAPVCSKSLPGQCFQGHERFDLLCGGRKLAGAAQRRTRDGLLIQGSVQPRGFCFARSDWERAMCEAVRSAPGVQWEPYTPDARLAECTLALARQKYSQASFNRKR
- the nth gene encoding endonuclease III, which translates into the protein MPRETKDAKTARLQAIIAGLKQAHPDAHCELNHTCPLELLIATILSAQCTDKRVNLVTAGLFTKYRSAADYARAPQAELERDIKTTGFFRNKAKSIKACCQALVEKHKGQVPRTMEELTQLGGVGRKTANVVLGNAFNISCGVVVDTHVARLSQRLGLTKETAPEKIEQDLMALVPQEQWTMLSHWLIWHGRRRCDARKPDCAACEIKPLCPRIGVLRHA